A portion of the Glycine max cultivar Williams 82 chromosome 10, Glycine_max_v4.0, whole genome shotgun sequence genome contains these proteins:
- the LOC100816071 gene encoding uncharacterized protein isoform X2, giving the protein MAFASAIAFLLLHTLSSVRSDFLSPLSPLVAPLYGTMDSSCSNAPAPAQQERKANESIFDACHWVDCGGGSCNKTSLFSYSCNCDAGYYNLLNATALPCFRECAIGFGCSNLGISMTNSSTASPPPPLNENASLILKGSSPWLLVLIIFIANMQLQ; this is encoded by the exons ATGGCCTTCGCAAGTGCCATTGCTTTTCTTCTTCTGCACACTCTTTCATCAGTTAGAAGTGATTTCCTATCTCCTCTAAGTCCTCTGGTCGCTCCATTATATG GTACTATGGACAGCTCTTGCTCCAATGCTCCTGCTCCAGctcaacaagaaagaaaagcaaatgAATCAATATTTGATG CTTGCCACTGGGTTGATTGCGGAGGTGGCTCGTGCAACAAGACATCCTTATTCTCTTATAGTTGCAACTGTGATGCTGGCTATTACAATCTTCTCAATGCAACTGCCTTACCTTGCTTCAGAGAAT GTGCTATTGGTTTTGGTTGCTCTAACCTTGGAATATCAATGACAAACTCATCCACCgcttcaccaccaccaccattaaATGAGAATG CTAGCTTGATTCTAAAAGGAAGCTCCCCGTGGCTACTCGTGCTGATTATATTCATAGCTAATATGCAGTTGCAGTAG
- the LOC100816071 gene encoding protein lin-12 isoform X1: protein MAFASAIAFLLLHTLSSVRSDFLSPLSPLVAPLYEDVCKKVECGKGTCKPSQNSTLLFECHCHPGWRQTLSAHDEGFKFLPCIVPNCTMDSSCSNAPAPAQQERKANESIFDACHWVDCGGGSCNKTSLFSYSCNCDAGYYNLLNATALPCFRECAIGFGCSNLGISMTNSSTASPPPPLNENASLILKGSSPWLLVLIIFIANMQLQ, encoded by the exons ATGGCCTTCGCAAGTGCCATTGCTTTTCTTCTTCTGCACACTCTTTCATCAGTTAGAAGTGATTTCCTATCTCCTCTAAGTCCTCTGGTCGCTCCATTATATG AGGATGTGTGCAAAAAAGTGGAATGTGGAAAGGGAACTTGCAAGCCTTCTCAGAATAGTACTCTCTTGTTTGAATGCCATTGTCATCCAGGTTGGAGGCAAACTCTTTCTGCTCATGATGAGGGCTTCAAGTTTCTTCCTTGCATAGTTCCTAATT GTACTATGGACAGCTCTTGCTCCAATGCTCCTGCTCCAGctcaacaagaaagaaaagcaaatgAATCAATATTTGATG CTTGCCACTGGGTTGATTGCGGAGGTGGCTCGTGCAACAAGACATCCTTATTCTCTTATAGTTGCAACTGTGATGCTGGCTATTACAATCTTCTCAATGCAACTGCCTTACCTTGCTTCAGAGAAT GTGCTATTGGTTTTGGTTGCTCTAACCTTGGAATATCAATGACAAACTCATCCACCgcttcaccaccaccaccattaaATGAGAATG CTAGCTTGATTCTAAAAGGAAGCTCCCCGTGGCTACTCGTGCTGATTATATTCATAGCTAATATGCAGTTGCAGTAG
- the LOC100817134 gene encoding RING finger protein 44, giving the protein MAGRLPGVGLLARKRTEKNYRYEHQYLPTCRHSYYPRESSSFDPPWIPLTVLDETALKARQRLHKKLEHFFSSYRSSENPRKEGKVSQNRYEKKDGGIGRKLLECSWLLRGNKLKKDRKVCAVCLEDLGLEQQVMNLSCSHKYHSACLLRWLASHPHCPYCRTPVQPSPHIKT; this is encoded by the exons ATGGCTGGTAGGTTGCCTGGTGTTGGGTTGCTTGCAAGGAAGAGAACAGAGAAGAACTATAGATATGAACACCAATACCTTCCCACATGTCGACACTCCTATTACCCAAGAGAATCGTCATCATTCGACCCACCATGGATTCCACTCACAGTCTTAGATGAAACTGCTCTCAAGGCCAGACAAAGGCTTCACAAGAAGCTTGAACACTTCTTTTCCTCATACag GTCAAGTGAGAATccaagaaaagaaggaaaagtgaGCCAAAACAGGTACGAGAAGAAGGATGGAGGAATAGGTAGGAAGTTATTAGAGTGTTCATGGTTATTGCGTGGGAACAAGTTGAAGAAAGATAGAAAAGTGTGTGCCGTGTGCCTAGAAGATTTGGGGCTAGAGCAACAGGTTATGAACCTTTCATGCTCCCATAAGTACCATTCAGCATGCCTTCTTCGCTGGCTTGCATCCCATCCCCATTGCCCTTATTGTCGAACCCCTGTTCAGCCCTCACCTCATATCAAGACTTAA
- the IQD38 gene encoding protein IQ-DOMAIN 38 has product MGKTGKWLRNLLTGKKDKEKEKGKSTTNLNCSSNGTENSTTPTCTTPKEKKRWSFRRSSASATTATTTPPTTSKELNFVETNVTVSQTVQTDTDIQNEQRKHAMAVAAATAVAADAAVAAAQAVAAVIRLTSASNGTSKSIEEAAAIKIQSSFRSHLARKALCALRGLVKLQALVRGHLVRKQAKATLRCMQALVTAQVRARAQRIQMGSEGNPNQKHRNATEDNLFRHIYNEMDRGLEDNIKIVEMDVCESKGNSISRNSSVCHHGHEEQYDNRFSTHYSTNGFYSKEENYKVSPAPSALTELSPRTCSGHFEDSFSTAQSSPHPQFYSAVSRTEDSKHHFAFPRPAYAESMSYDYPLFPNYMANTESSRAKVRSHSAPKQRPDSFERQPSRRRASVEGRNVPRPVRMQRSSSHMGATAHNYHYPWSIKLDRSAVSLKDSECGSASTVLTNTNYCRSLVAYDPRGDRY; this is encoded by the exons ATGGGGAAGACAGGCAAATGGCTTAGAAACTTGTTGACAGGTAAGAAAGACAAGGAAAAAGAGAAGGGAAAATCTACAACCAACCTGAATTGTTCTTCAAATGGAACAGAAAACTCAACCACTCCAACTTGCACAACCCCAAAGGAGAAAAAGAGATGGAGTTTTAGAAGATCATCAGCCTCAGCCACTACTGCCACAACCACACCACCAACAACTTCCAAGGAATTGAATTTTGTAGAAACAAATGTGACTGTTTCACAGACGGTGCAAACTGACACTGATATTCAGAATGAGCAGAGGAAGCATGCCATGGCTGTGGCTGCTGCCACTGCAGTAGCAGCTGATGCTGCAGTGGCAGCTGCTCAGGCTGTAGCTGCTGTGATCCGTTTGACTTCTGCTTCCAATGGAACATCTAAAAGCATTGAAGAGGCTGCTGCCATCAAAATCCAATCTTCCTTTCGCTCTCACCTG GCAAGAAAAGCATTGTGTGCTCTAAGAGGATTAGTGAAGTTGCAGGCACTAGTAAGGGGTCACTTGGTGAGAAAACAAGCCAAGGCAACACTGAGATGCATGCAGGCTTTGGTGACAGCACAAGTCAGAGCTCGTGCTCAGAGGATCCAAATGGGGTCTGAAGGAAACCCTAATCAAAAGCACAGAAATGCCACGGAGGATAATTTGTTCAGGcatatatataat GAAATGGACAGAGGCTTGGAAGACAACATCAAGATTGTAGAAATGGATGTTTGTGAATCAAAAGGTAACTCCATAAGCAGAAACAGCAGTGTATGTCATCATGGACATGAAGAACAATATGACAACAGATTTTCCACACATTATTCAACAAACGGTTTCTACTCAAAGGAAGAAAATTACAAGGTATCACCGGCTCCATCAGCATTGACAGAGTTGAGTCCAAGAACCTGCAGTGGCCATTTTGAGGACTCTTTCAGCACAGCACAAAGCAGTCCTCACCCTCAGTTCTACTCTGCAGTGTCAAGAACAGAAGATTCAAAGCACCATTTTGCTTTCCCTAGGCCAGCTTATGCAGAATCTATGTCCTATGACTACCCTTTGTTCCCAAATTACATGGCTAACACTGAATCATCAAGGGCCAAAGTCAGATCACACAGTGCACCAAAACAAAGACCAGATTCATTCGAGAGGCAACCGAGCCGGCGAAGAGCTTCAGTTGAGGGAAGAAATGTCCCAAGGCCAGTGAGGATGCAAAGATCATCTTCACATATGGGTGCCACTGCCCATAACTACCATTATCCTTGGTCAATCAAGCTTGATAGATCCGCAGTTTCACTCAAAGACAGTGAATGTGGCTCTGCAAGTACAGTGCTCACTAACACTAATTATTGCAGATCACTTGTTGCATATGAC CCACGTGGAGATAGGTACTGA